A region of the Gadus morhua chromosome 1, gadMor3.0, whole genome shotgun sequence genome:
AAACCAGCGACAGCTTCGACAAGTGCGTGTGGCAGCCCACTGACCCATATCCTGAAGCACCGTTTGTTAGTGCGGGGATGAACTTGGCAGTAGATTTCTGATCTCATTTCAGttcctttgattttatattaaATGGTGTATTTAATTTCACTGTATAGTTTCTGTAtttgttgattgattgatgccCTCCCTACAACTCTGGCCTCTTGTTAATGTTCCCTTAGTTTTAATTGTGTTATACTTTGTGTTTTAAGGCACTTTGTAGACATAATTGTAAAAGGTGCGgagctcctccagcacctcaTTCTATTGTTACTGCTGACTATTCCTCCTGGATCCTTCTCCACTCTGCAGGTTTGAGTTCTGCGAGCCGTGCTTCGTGGCGGGGAACTGCCTGGAGATCCCCCCCCACAGCCGTCAGTACGACCGGGTGTACTGCGGGGCGGGGGTGCAGAAGGAGTACGAGAGCTACATGAAGAATGTGCTCAaggtggggggggtcctggtgCTGCctctggaggagaaggtgggtaCTGCACCAACACACCCCCCTCTTTTATGATCAGGATAGGAGATACAATAAGAGTTTCTCAATCGTATAATAAAGgctgtttatttttaataaataacTGTTTATCTTCAGTACAATACATTATGAAATGAAGTGTCCTCTGTAGGGAGGGTTCTCCACTGTCTATAGGGAGGGTTCTCCAGTCTGTAGGGAGGGTTCTCCACTGTCTATAGGGAGGGTTCTCCACTGTCTATAGGGAGGGTTCTCCAGTCTGTAGAGAGGGTTCTCCACTGTCTGTAGGGAGGGTTCTCCACTGTCTGTAGGGAGGGTTCTCCACTGTCTGTAGGGAGGGTTCTCCAGTCTGTAGGGAGGGTTCTCCAGTCTGTAGGGAGGGTTCTCCAGTCTGTAGGGAGGGTTCTCCACAGCGGCCTATAGAGAGACAGCCTCTACAACAATGTAACAATGTTAAATACTAAAATAGACGTAGATAAATTACCGTGAGTAATATAATACAGCTACGAAATCTAACAGTGGTAGATCTCTATGGAGAGTCTTATTACCACACACTATTCACATCCTCTCATGAGAACACCTACATCCATAAGCTCTGATtattaacaatgttaaaaaccTGTGAATGATGCTTTTCAGCATTTAGAACAAATGCAGACCATTCAGCCCGAATGTAGAAGTTTTTTTTAGGGATAACGCAACTGCCATTACAAAGGTTCCACTACAGGTAAACCCGCACAACTTTCCTGACACGCTGATTTAACTACTGAAGACCAAGTTGACTCATTGTCTTTCAATCGAAGAATTGAATCAGCGAAGAATCAAGATCACCCctagtataaatatatatttattctgtaTCGTATGATCAGTTTTCAGTTTTCGGACTAAAACATGATGATTCCGTCCTGTGTCCCTATGATAAAGTTCTTCCAGTGATTGAATTCAGTTCTGTTCAGTTTAATAACGGCATCCTTGTTGCCGTGTTCCCCCAGCTGACCAAGATCACCCGGACGGGCCCCAACAGCTGGGAGACCAAGAAGATCATCTCGGTGTCCTTCGCTCCTCTGGTCCTTCCCAAATACAACAACAACGGCAAGCCCAAGGCCGTGCCCTTACGTGAGTCCCACTGGGCTGTTTCTATCGTATGCTTATATCCGATGCTTCTATCCTAGGTTTCCATCCTATATTTCCATCGTATTCTTCCATCGTATGTCTCTATTGTGTGTTTCTATTGTATGTTTCCATCGTATGTTTCCATCGTATGTCTCTATCGTGTTTCTATTGTATGTTTCCATCGTACGTTTCTATCATATGTTTCTATCTATTCTTTCTATATATTCGGTAAAGCTTCAAGTTTTTTGTTGGCTcattacgtaagcttttaccaGCCCCATTATTATTTCCAGTATGAGTATGAACAGTGTCCGATAGTACATCTGTatgaaggtggtggaggtatGGACCATTATTACTCCCAGTATGAGTATGACCAGCATCATGTCCCATAGTGCATGCTGCTGTTCGTCCATCTGTATGAAGGTGGtcggggtgaggagggggtacTGACCGTGTCCCTCCACAGCCGTGCTGGAGGTCCGCTCCCTGCAGGAGCTGGCCCGCATCTCCATCCGCCACGCCCTCCGCGTGACCCGGgacggggcggggggcggggggggggccggcgCGCGGCCGCGGCTCCTCCTTCAGCGTGGGCCGGGGCCTGGCGGTGGCCGGACTCCACAAGTACGGGCCCCGCTTCAAGCGGCGCCGCGTCCACCGCCGCCACAGCAACAGCCTGGCGCCCGGCGGGCGGGCGGCGGCGCAGtcgggctccgccccccccgacggcaacaacaacaacgcccACCACCGCCGAGCCAGGGAGCGAGgggccacggaggaggaggaggacgacgacgaccgGGAGGCCCGGCGGCGCCGGAGGGGGGGCCGCAGGGTGCTGAGGGGCGCGCCGGAGGAACCCGAGGCGGCCGAGGAGCCGGCCGAGGACGGGGACGAGCCGAGGGCCCGGGGGGAGACCCTACGGGCCGAGCCCGCCGTCAACGTGCTGAGGGAAAGGATTCTGGGGCTGCCCCTGCCCGAGCCGCTCAAGATGTATCTGCTGTACTACCGGGAGAAGTGAGGCCAGGCGCTCAGGGCACGCACACAGCTAGGGCTCcactcagaggggggggggggggggggggctgagtgatcCCACCCTCTCCCACTACAACC
Encoded here:
- the pcmtd2b gene encoding LOW QUALITY PROTEIN: protein-L-isoaspartate O-methyltransferase domain-containing protein 2 (The sequence of the model RefSeq protein was modified relative to this genomic sequence to represent the inferred CDS: deleted 1 base in 1 codon), which translates into the protein MGGAVSAGEDNDELIDNLKEAYYIRSCLVERAFRAIDRADYYLDEYRENAYKDLAWRHGNIHLSAPCIYSEVMEALDLYPGLSFLNLGSGTGYLSTMVGLILGPFGVNHGVELHADVIEYAYQKLDNFIKTSDSFDKFEFCEPCFVAGNCLEIPPHSRQYDRVYCGAGVQKEYESYMKNVLKVGGVLVLPLEEKLTKITRTGPNSWETKKIISVSFAPLVLPKYNNNGKPKAVPLPVLEVRSLQELARISIRHALRVTRDGRGAGGGPARGRGSSFSVGRGLAVAGLHKYGPRFKRRRVHRRHSNSLAPGGRAAAQSGSAPPDGNNNNAHHRRARERGATEEEEDDDDREARRRRRGGRRVLRGAPEEPEAAEEPAEDGDEPRARGETLRAEPAVNVLRERILGLPLPEPLKMYLLYYREK